Genomic DNA from Pseudomonas fluorescens:
GCGGTGCTGGCAAGGCTGCTTTCCTGACCAACGACTACACCAAGTTCGTGCCTGGCGACACCAGCGGCAAGAAAGTCCACTGGGCTGGTAGCGACTCCAAGCTCAGCGCCACTGAACTGAGCACCTACGTCAGTGCCCACGGTGCCGCCTGGGGTCCATTGATCCAGGTGCCTTCGGTCGCCACTTCGGTTGCCATTCCGTTCAACAAGACTGGCACCGCCAACGTCGACCTGAGCGTCAACCAACTGTGCGGCGTGTTCTCCGGCCGTCTGACCGACTGGAGCCAGATCACTGGTTCGGGCCGTACTGGCGCAATCACCGTGGTTTACCGTTCAGAAAGCAGCGGCACCACCGAGCTGTTCACCCGCTTCCTGAATGCCAAGTGCGCTGAAACCGGCACCTTCAGTGTCACCACCACCTTCGCCTCCAGCTACAGCGGTGGCCTGCCAGCTGGTGCCGTTTCCGCCTCCGGCAGTGCTAACGTGATGACTGCACTGAACGCTGCGCAGGGTCGTATCACCTATATGAGCCCGGATTACGCCGCTACTACCCTGGCCGGTCTGGACGACGCCACCAAGGTCGCTCGTGTTGGCGGTCTTTCCCCTGCACCAGCCAACGTGTCGGCAGCTATCAATGCCGTTACGGTTCCTGCTGTTGCCGACCGGTCAAAACCAAACGCCTGGGTGCCTATTTTCACTTCCCAAAAAGTGATCGATGAAACCATTCCGGCTGATCCTAGCTTGCGCCTCTACCCAACCACCGGCTACCCAATCCTGGGTTTCACCAACGTGATCTTCAGCCAGTGCTACGCCGATGCGACCCAGACCACTCAGGTTCGCAACTTCTTCAGCCGTCACTACGGTTCGTTGACCAACAACGACTCGGCCATCACCGCCAACCGTTTCGTGCCA
This window encodes:
- a CDS encoding substrate-binding domain-containing protein; the protein is MFKRNVLAVSLTLAGLCAAQAAMADVNGGGATLPQPLYQTSGVLTAGFAPYIGVGSGAGKAAFLTNDYTKFVPGDTSGKKVHWAGSDSKLSATELSTYVSAHGAAWGPLIQVPSVATSVAIPFNKTGTANVDLSVNQLCGVFSGRLTDWSQITGSGRTGAITVVYRSESSGTTELFTRFLNAKCAETGTFSVTTTFASSYSGGLPAGAVSASGSANVMTALNAAQGRITYMSPDYAATTLAGLDDATKVARVGGLSPAPANVSAAINAVTVPAVADRSKPNAWVPIFTSQKVIDETIPADPSLRLYPTTGYPILGFTNVIFSQCYADATQTTQVRNFFSRHYGSLTNNDSAITANRFVPLPSAWKTAIRDSFVTASNGLSIGNTSVCNAIGRPL